A window of Telopea speciosissima isolate NSW1024214 ecotype Mountain lineage unplaced genomic scaffold, Tspe_v1 Tspe_v1.0119, whole genome shotgun sequence genomic DNA:
AAACCCTCTTTGGATTTGCCCAAGATCTTTGGAATTCATTTATTTCTTTCAGGGGTGGCTTGCTTCGGGTTTGGCGCATTTCATGTAACAGGCTTGTATGGTCCTGGAATATGGGTGTCCGATCCTTATGGACTAACCGGAAAAGTACAACCTGTAAATCCGGCGTGGGGCGTGGAAGGTTTTGATCCTTTTGTTCCGGGAGGAATAGCCTCTCATCATATTGCAGCAGGGACATTGGGCATATTAGCGGGCCTATTCCATCTTAGTGTCCGACCGCCCCAACGTCTATACAAAGGATTACGTATGGGCAATATTGAAACTGTACTTTCCAGTAGTATCGCTGCTGTCTTTTTTGCAGCCTTTGTTGTTGCTGGAACTATGTGGTATGGTTCAGCAACTACCCCGATTGAATTATTTGGGCCCACTCGTTATCAATGGGATCAGGGATATTTCCAGCAAGAAATATATCGAAGAGTTGGCACCGGACTAGCCGAAAACCAAAGTTTATCAGAAGCTTGGTCTAAAATTCCCGAAAAATTAGCCTTTTATGATTACATCGGCAATAATCCAGCAAAAGGGGGATTATTCAGAGCGGGATCAATGGACAACGGGGATGGAATAGCTGTTGGATGGTTAGGACATCCCGTCTTTAGAGATAAAGAAGGACGTGAGCTTTTTGTACGCCGTATGCCTACTTTTTTTGAAACATTTCCAGTAGTTTTGGTAGACGGAGATGGAATTGTGAGAGCCGATGTTCCTTTTAGAAGGGCAGAATCGAAGTATAGTGTCGAACAAGTAGGTGTAACTGTTGAGTTCTATGGTGGCGAACTCAATGGAGTCAGTTATAGCGATCCTGCTACTGTGAAAAAATATGCTAGACGCGCTCAATTGGGTGAAATTTTTGAATTAGATCGTGCTACTTTGAAATCCGATGGTGTTTTTCGTAGCAGTCCAAGGGGTTGGTTTACTTTTGGGCATGTTTCTTTTGCTTTGCTC
This region includes:
- the LOC122647684 gene encoding LOW QUALITY PROTEIN: photosystem II CP47 reaction center protein-like (The sequence of the model RefSeq protein was modified relative to this genomic sequence to represent the inferred CDS: deleted 1 base in 1 codon); translation: MGLPWYRVHTVVLNDPGRLLSVHIMHTALVSGWAGSMALYELAVFDPSDPVLDPMWRQGMFVIPFMTRLGITNSWGGWSITGGTITNPGIWSYEGVAGAHIVFSGLCFLAAIWHWVYWDLEIFCDERTGKPSLDLPKIFGIHLFLSGVACFGFGAFHVTGLYGPGIWVSDPYGLTGKVQPVNPAWGVEGFDPFVPGGIASHHIAAGTLGILAGLFHLSVRPPQRLYKGLRMGNIETVLSSSIAAVFFAAFVVAGTMWYGSATTPIELFGPTRYQWDQGYFQQEIYRRVGTGLAENQSLSEAWSKIPEKLAFYDYIGNNPAKGGLFRAGSMDNGDGIAVGWLGHPVFRDKEGRELFVRRMPTFFETFPVVLVDGDGIVRADVPFRRAESKYSVEQVGVTVEFYGGELNGVSYSDPATVKKYARRAQLGEIFELDRATLKSDGVFRSSPRGWFTFGHVSFALLFFFGHIWHGARTLFRDVFAGIDPDLDAQVEFGAFQKLGDPTTRRQVV